The following proteins come from a genomic window of Coffea arabica cultivar ET-39 chromosome 11c, Coffea Arabica ET-39 HiFi, whole genome shotgun sequence:
- the LOC113718733 gene encoding uncharacterized protein isoform X2: MASSRINEDKSNRSAAYRAVLEGKKQSVETFRSFWREEGVKPLDKRGDTVLHFLAVYGNVDAFRLLLQDGLVTIENLKAKNVNGHTALHEAARFGHKDVAEIMLRTEKDLVSERNKLGETPLFVAAACGKKEVFSLLEKYIGDCMMRRNDGCTILHAAVIGGYYSLAIGILESYPDLAGKRNEKGKTALHLLAAKPESFRSVSAYTLNDLGRKSLIPLHILRAIIYWCIPVLNKESQPVNSAEEPSNSASIHKLDRSSSVNYILGCPWLKEIDDAKQSHAVALMLAERLIRREDWSHYVHTEDKDHEGSQFGISSEKKSRMPDPLIQATRLGIIEVVQEILSVYPEAAYTIDGKGRNILQIAVQEKKWFLYDYLMTSSTNMEMMLSDIDHEGNSIIHLAARLESPPSTPPGVFQQMMWEVLWFKRVQYDCYPYLWELQNSDGRTAKQVFETKHASLRESAEKTVKELANAALIVSVLIGTVNFAAIFTVPGGFDQTTGEAILLKNRRWEFGLLMFYLASGLFSALFTMGPLLAIVNMRFETEDFYVPLPFYYVTVVIAFFYSAVFTIVAAGQALLVQKVVITDDRLLAVTSFFICCLLALVLMDTSYLMFDYVYYLIRYSLSYRGQES, translated from the exons ATGGCAAGCTCAAGAATCAACGAGGATAAGAGCAACCGATCTGCTGCTTATAGAGCAGTCttagagggaaaaaaacagtCAGTAGAAACCTTTCGCAGTTTCTGGAGGGAAGAAGGTGTGAAACCACTTGATAAACGTGGTGATACTGTTCTCCATTTTCTGGCCGTTTACGGAAATGTGGATGCCTTCAGATTACTTCTCCAGGATGGTCTTGTGACAATTGAAAATCTGAAGGCAAAGAATGTCAATGGCCACACTGCATTGCATGAAGCTGCAAGATTTGGCCACAAGGATGTTGCAGAGATCATGTTAAGGACAGAAAAGGATTTAGTGTCTGAGAGAAACAAACTGGGTGAAACCCCTCTTTTTGTGGCTGCTGCATGTGGGAAAAAGGAAGTTTTCTCACTTCTGGAAAAGTACATCGGTGATTGCATGATGAGGAGGAATGATGGATGCACAATCCTTCATGCTGCTGTAATTGGAGGATATTACA GTTTGGCAATTGGCATATTGGAGTCGTATCCTGATCTTGCTGGCAAAcgtaatgaaaaaggaaaaactgcTTTACATCTTTTGGCTGCAAAACCAGAGTCCTTCAGGAGTGTTTCTGCCTACACGCTCAACGATCTTGGCAGGAAGTCCCTCATTCCTCTGCATATACTCCGAGCTATAATCTATTGGT GTATTCCGGTCTTGAACAAGGAATCGCAACCTGTCAACAGTGCAGAAGAACCAAGCAATTCAGCTTCCATTCATAAATTGGACAGATCCTCTTCTGTCAATTATATCTTGG GTTGTCCTTGGCTTAAAGAAATTGATGATGCAAAGCAAAGCCATGCAGTTGCACTAATGCTTGCAGAAAGGTTAATCAGAAGAGAAGATTGGAGCCACTATGTGCATACAGAGGACAAAGATCATGAAGGCAGCCAGTTCGGGATATCATCAGAAAAGAAAAGTAGGATGCCAGATCCACTAATACAAGCAACGAGACTGGGCATCATTGAGGTAGTTCAGGAAATCCTCAGTGTCTACCCTGAAGCTGCATATACCATCGATGGAAAAGGAAGGAATATACTGCAAATTGCAGTGCAGGAGAAAAAATGGTTCTTGTACGACTACTTGATGACTAGTAGTACTAACATGGAGATGATGTTAAGTGATATTGATCACGAAGGAAATAGCATTATACATCTCGCAGCACGCCTGGAATCCCCTCCCAGCACTCCCCCTGGAGTTTTTCAGCAAATGATGTGGGAAGTCCTCTGGTTTAAG CGGGTTCAATATGACTGTTATCCATATCTCTGGGAACTACAAAATTCTGATGGGAGGACAGCAAAACAAGTATTCGAGACGAAACATGCAAGCCTACGTGAAAGTGCTGAGAAAACTGTGAAAGAATTGGCCAACGCTGCGTTGATTGTGTCTGTCCTCATTGGTACCGTAAACTTTGCTGCAATTTTTACTGTACCTGGAGGTTTCGATCAAACGACTGGAGAGGCCATTCTTCTCAAGAATCGGCGCTGGGAATTCGGCTTGTTGATGTTCTACTTAGCTTCAGGGCTGTTCTCCGCCCTGTTCACCATGGGGCCTCTGCTTGCGATCGTCAATATGCGATTCGAAACTGAGGATTTTTATGTTCCCCTGCCCTTCTACTATGTGACGGTCGTCATTGCCTTCTTCTACTCTGCGGTCTTCACAATCGTAGCAGCTGGTCAAGCATTACTAGTGCAGAAAGTCGTGATTACCGACGACAGGCTCCTCGCGGTGACGAGCTTCTTTATCTGTTGTCTGTTGGCCCTTGTGCTCATGGACACATCATATCTGATGTTCGACTATGTGTATTACCTAATTCGATATTCACTTTCTTATAGAGGGCAAGAATCCTAA
- the LOC113718444 gene encoding protein DETOXIFICATION 12-like: MGPSYVSFIVCIPISLLWIFTDKLLILTGQDPAIATEVGKYLIWLIPTLFPYVILQSLGCFLQTQSLVFPMLLSTVASVSLQLPLCWVLVFKLKLGNAGAALSIGISYWLNAILLVLYVKYSSSCKKTRVPFLMDALQTMGGFFRFAIPSAVMICLEWWAFEIVVLLSGLSPNPKLETSVLSLCCLTITSLHYLIPYSFSVSASTRISNELGAGNPVAARIALCTVLLESVSEFFLASITLYLCRSILGYAFSDEKEVIDYVKRMTSLLCMSIIMDGTQAVLSGVARGSGWQHLGAYVNLGAYYLVGIPVALILGFALHLRGMGLWSGLVAGATVQSLLLSIITGLTNWENQVIEARRRIYEGEEEKATPV; the protein is encoded by the exons ATGGGGCCATCATATGTCTCTTTTATAGTTTGTATACCAATATCCCTTCTGTGGATCTTCACTGACAAGCTGTTAATACTCACTGGCCAAGATCCTGCAATTGCAACTGAGGTTGGCAAATACTTGATCTGGCTGATACCTACACTATTCCCTTATGTCATTCTCCAGTCACTTGGTTGCTTTCTCCAGACTCAGAGTTTAGTCTTTCCAATGCTGCTTAGTACAGTTGCATCGGTATCCTTACAACTACCTCTTTGTTGGGTTCTTGTATTCAAGTTGAAGCTTGGGAATGCTGGAGCAGCTTTGTCAATTGGTATATCATATTGGTTAAACGCCATCTTGCTTGTGCTGTATGTGAAGTATTCTTCTTCCTGTAAAAAGACTCGTGTTCCTTTCTTAATGGATGCTCTTCAAACAATGGGGGGATTCTTCCGTTTTGCTATCCCTTCTGCTGTAATGATTTG TTTGGAGTGGTGGGCATTTGAGATAGTTGTGCTGCTGTCTGGCCTGTCACCAAATCCTAAGCTAGAGACCTCTGTGCTATCCTTATG CTGCTTAACCATTACTTCACTGCACTACCTCATACCGTACTCTTTTAGTGTTTCTGCAAG TACACGGATATCAAATGAGCTAGGAGCTGGGAATCCAGTGGCAGCAAGAATTGCTCTTTGTACGGTACTATTAGAATCTGTATCAGAATTTTTTCTGGCAAGCATAACTTTATATCTCTGCCGTTCCATACTTGGATATGCCTTTAGCGACGAGAAAGAAGTTATTGACTATGTCAAACGCATGACTTCTCTTCTATGCATGTCCATCATCATGGATGGCACACAAGCAGTATTATCAG GGGTAGCAAGAGGAAGTGGATGGCAGCACTTAGGAGCTTATGTAAATCTTGGGGCATATTATCTGGTTGGAATTCCGGTGGCTTTAATCCTGGGATTTGCACTGCATTTAAGAGGAATGGGTCTCTGGAGTGGACTGGTCGCTGGAGCCACGGTGCAAAGTCTTCTCTTGTCCATCATCACAGGCCTGACAAACTGGGAAAATCAG GTAATTGAAGCTAGACGCAGAATATATGAAGGGGAAGAAGAAAAGGCCACTCCAGTGTGA
- the LOC113718733 gene encoding uncharacterized protein isoform X1 — MASSRINEDKSNRSAAYRAVLEGKKQSVETFRSFWREEGVKPLDKRGDTVLHFLAVYGNVDAFRLLLQDGLVTIENLKAKNVNGHTALHEAARFGHKDVAEIMLRTEKDLVSERNKLGETPLFVAAACGKKEVFSLLEKYIGDCMMRRNDGCTILHAAVIGGYYSLCWWNMMWDVVALNVSPFQVFALLYQTGLAIGILESYPDLAGKRNEKGKTALHLLAAKPESFRSVSAYTLNDLGRKSLIPLHILRAIIYWCIPVLNKESQPVNSAEEPSNSASIHKLDRSSSVNYILGCPWLKEIDDAKQSHAVALMLAERLIRREDWSHYVHTEDKDHEGSQFGISSEKKSRMPDPLIQATRLGIIEVVQEILSVYPEAAYTIDGKGRNILQIAVQEKKWFLYDYLMTSSTNMEMMLSDIDHEGNSIIHLAARLESPPSTPPGVFQQMMWEVLWFKRVQYDCYPYLWELQNSDGRTAKQVFETKHASLRESAEKTVKELANAALIVSVLIGTVNFAAIFTVPGGFDQTTGEAILLKNRRWEFGLLMFYLASGLFSALFTMGPLLAIVNMRFETEDFYVPLPFYYVTVVIAFFYSAVFTIVAAGQALLVQKVVITDDRLLAVTSFFICCLLALVLMDTSYLMFDYVYYLIRYSLSYRGQES; from the exons ATGGCAAGCTCAAGAATCAACGAGGATAAGAGCAACCGATCTGCTGCTTATAGAGCAGTCttagagggaaaaaaacagtCAGTAGAAACCTTTCGCAGTTTCTGGAGGGAAGAAGGTGTGAAACCACTTGATAAACGTGGTGATACTGTTCTCCATTTTCTGGCCGTTTACGGAAATGTGGATGCCTTCAGATTACTTCTCCAGGATGGTCTTGTGACAATTGAAAATCTGAAGGCAAAGAATGTCAATGGCCACACTGCATTGCATGAAGCTGCAAGATTTGGCCACAAGGATGTTGCAGAGATCATGTTAAGGACAGAAAAGGATTTAGTGTCTGAGAGAAACAAACTGGGTGAAACCCCTCTTTTTGTGGCTGCTGCATGTGGGAAAAAGGAAGTTTTCTCACTTCTGGAAAAGTACATCGGTGATTGCATGATGAGGAGGAATGATGGATGCACAATCCTTCATGCTGCTGTAATTGGAGGATATTACA GTCTATGCTGGTGGAATATGATGTGGGATGTTGTTGCATTAAATGTTAGTCCTTTTCAAGTTTTCGCTCTATTGTATCAAACAGGTTTGGCAATTGGCATATTGGAGTCGTATCCTGATCTTGCTGGCAAAcgtaatgaaaaaggaaaaactgcTTTACATCTTTTGGCTGCAAAACCAGAGTCCTTCAGGAGTGTTTCTGCCTACACGCTCAACGATCTTGGCAGGAAGTCCCTCATTCCTCTGCATATACTCCGAGCTATAATCTATTGGT GTATTCCGGTCTTGAACAAGGAATCGCAACCTGTCAACAGTGCAGAAGAACCAAGCAATTCAGCTTCCATTCATAAATTGGACAGATCCTCTTCTGTCAATTATATCTTGG GTTGTCCTTGGCTTAAAGAAATTGATGATGCAAAGCAAAGCCATGCAGTTGCACTAATGCTTGCAGAAAGGTTAATCAGAAGAGAAGATTGGAGCCACTATGTGCATACAGAGGACAAAGATCATGAAGGCAGCCAGTTCGGGATATCATCAGAAAAGAAAAGTAGGATGCCAGATCCACTAATACAAGCAACGAGACTGGGCATCATTGAGGTAGTTCAGGAAATCCTCAGTGTCTACCCTGAAGCTGCATATACCATCGATGGAAAAGGAAGGAATATACTGCAAATTGCAGTGCAGGAGAAAAAATGGTTCTTGTACGACTACTTGATGACTAGTAGTACTAACATGGAGATGATGTTAAGTGATATTGATCACGAAGGAAATAGCATTATACATCTCGCAGCACGCCTGGAATCCCCTCCCAGCACTCCCCCTGGAGTTTTTCAGCAAATGATGTGGGAAGTCCTCTGGTTTAAG CGGGTTCAATATGACTGTTATCCATATCTCTGGGAACTACAAAATTCTGATGGGAGGACAGCAAAACAAGTATTCGAGACGAAACATGCAAGCCTACGTGAAAGTGCTGAGAAAACTGTGAAAGAATTGGCCAACGCTGCGTTGATTGTGTCTGTCCTCATTGGTACCGTAAACTTTGCTGCAATTTTTACTGTACCTGGAGGTTTCGATCAAACGACTGGAGAGGCCATTCTTCTCAAGAATCGGCGCTGGGAATTCGGCTTGTTGATGTTCTACTTAGCTTCAGGGCTGTTCTCCGCCCTGTTCACCATGGGGCCTCTGCTTGCGATCGTCAATATGCGATTCGAAACTGAGGATTTTTATGTTCCCCTGCCCTTCTACTATGTGACGGTCGTCATTGCCTTCTTCTACTCTGCGGTCTTCACAATCGTAGCAGCTGGTCAAGCATTACTAGTGCAGAAAGTCGTGATTACCGACGACAGGCTCCTCGCGGTGACGAGCTTCTTTATCTGTTGTCTGTTGGCCCTTGTGCTCATGGACACATCATATCTGATGTTCGACTATGTGTATTACCTAATTCGATATTCACTTTCTTATAGAGGGCAAGAATCCTAA